One window of Chthoniobacterales bacterium genomic DNA carries:
- a CDS encoding response regulator: MPSLATNPILVVDDEQNIRLGFSVALRSAGFDVELAADGNEALERAAEIAPDCILLDLRMPGMDGLQTARALRANGYRGPLVLASAFADHATAVAAIGCGITDFLTKPVKPTELRYAVNHALSRNVRFSQTGYTGLGDIPPGLRRAYAKHCLCQLRLADAKAALHVVTAEGNDLQSLLLLGAIYELEQNASVAHEHFSRAAEIHAQSYSVAASNTLFKVFSHTENSRPD, from the coding sequence ATGCCATCCCTCGCCACCAACCCCATCCTTGTCGTCGACGACGAACAAAACATCCGCCTTGGTTTCTCGGTCGCGCTCCGCTCCGCGGGCTTCGACGTCGAGCTTGCAGCCGACGGCAACGAGGCTCTCGAACGCGCGGCCGAGATCGCGCCGGACTGCATTCTTCTCGACCTCCGAATGCCCGGCATGGACGGCCTCCAGACCGCCCGGGCCCTGCGGGCCAACGGCTACCGCGGCCCCCTCGTGCTCGCAAGCGCCTTCGCCGACCACGCCACCGCCGTCGCCGCGATCGGCTGCGGCATCACCGACTTTCTTACGAAGCCGGTGAAACCCACCGAGCTTCGCTACGCCGTCAACCACGCCCTCAGCCGCAACGTCCGCTTCTCCCAGACCGGATACACCGGCCTGGGCGACATCCCTCCTGGCCTTCGCCGCGCCTACGCAAAGCACTGCCTCTGCCAGCTTCGTCTCGCCGACGCCAAGGCCGCGCTCCACGTCGTCACCGCCGAGGGCAATGATCTCCAGAGCCTCCTGCTCCTCGGGGCCATCTACGAGTTGGAGCAGAATGCCAGCGTCGCCCACGAACATTTCTCCCGCGCCGCCGAAATTCACGCGCAGAGCTATTCCGTCGCCGCTTCAAACACCCTCTTCAAGGTTTTCTCCCACACCGAAAATTCCCGCCCCGACTAG
- a CDS encoding MoaD/ThiS family protein produces MKVLFFSVAREASGCAEAEIPLPEPASIEGVWERLIERHPALVELRDAARLSCNDVYADASTRFLDEDVVAVIPPVSGG; encoded by the coding sequence ATGAAAGTTTTGTTTTTCTCAGTGGCTCGCGAAGCCAGCGGTTGCGCGGAAGCGGAGATTCCGCTGCCGGAGCCCGCGTCGATCGAAGGCGTGTGGGAACGATTGATCGAGAGGCATCCGGCGTTGGTCGAGTTGCGCGACGCGGCGCGATTGAGCTGCAACGACGTTTATGCCGATGCCTCGACGCGGTTTCTGGACGAGGACGTGGTGGCAGTGATTCCGCCGGTGTCGGGAGGCTAA
- the mog gene encoding molybdopterin adenylyltransferase, which translates to MKVGRVTASDRAAAGIYEDLSGPAIEQALAAILPGVHTFVARLVADDTDILAATLAELADVERCELIITTGGTGPTPRDVTPEATRRVLEKELPGFGEIMRMKSFAIAPTAILSRATAGIRGTSLIVNLPGSPKAVRECLEILAPAILEGTRHLRGES; encoded by the coding sequence ATGAAGGTCGGGCGCGTGACGGCGAGCGACCGGGCGGCGGCCGGAATTTATGAAGATTTGAGCGGGCCGGCGATCGAGCAGGCGCTCGCCGCGATCCTGCCGGGAGTCCACACCTTCGTTGCCCGGCTGGTCGCCGACGATACGGACATTCTCGCCGCGACCCTGGCGGAGCTCGCCGACGTGGAGCGCTGCGAATTGATCATCACGACCGGCGGCACCGGCCCGACGCCGCGAGACGTCACGCCGGAGGCTACGCGTCGCGTGCTCGAGAAGGAATTGCCGGGCTTTGGCGAGATCATGCGGATGAAGTCGTTTGCGATCGCGCCGACGGCCATTCTCTCGCGGGCGACGGCAGGCATCCGCGGGACGTCGCTGATCGTGAATCTGCCCGGCAGTCCAAAGGCCGTGCGCGAGTGCCTTGAGATTCTCGCGCCGGCGATTCTCGAAGGCACGCGCCACTTGCGCGGCGAGTCCTAG
- a CDS encoding XdhC family protein, translating into MKNFFSELADALRHGPVALATVVAARGSTPRVAGARQFLAANGEFHGTIGGGATEAQVLDLARATLADGLPRTFEADLRGRPGAIRDGICGGTMSVWIVRLLPDPHLAFAEEIVASHNAGECVSLSLRLDARAPLSDAASADAFTEIVEPPPRLLIVGAGHIGRSLARLADSLDFAVAVQDERVDWLEPREFPTNCTLQTDLAASVEALRAWGGAQFAALVTRGFALDVAALNALSTIPDLTYLGLLGSRARVTTVLATQRESGAPLPGKDVLHAPLGVEIDAETPEEIAVSIAAELIRVRRRKSGHRRKNP; encoded by the coding sequence TTGAAAAACTTCTTTTCGGAACTCGCCGACGCCCTCCGCCACGGCCCCGTCGCCCTGGCCACCGTCGTGGCCGCCCGCGGCTCGACGCCGCGCGTCGCCGGCGCCCGGCAGTTCCTCGCCGCGAACGGAGAGTTCCACGGCACGATCGGGGGTGGCGCCACGGAGGCGCAGGTGCTCGACCTCGCTCGCGCAACGCTTGCGGACGGCCTGCCCCGCACCTTCGAAGCCGACCTCCGCGGCAGGCCCGGCGCCATCCGCGACGGCATCTGCGGCGGCACGATGAGCGTGTGGATCGTGCGGCTTCTTCCCGATCCGCATCTTGCGTTCGCCGAGGAAATCGTCGCTTCGCACAACGCGGGAGAATGCGTGTCCCTTTCGCTGCGGCTCGACGCCCGCGCGCCCTTGTCCGACGCGGCCTCGGCCGATGCCTTCACCGAGATCGTCGAGCCGCCTCCGCGGCTGCTCATCGTCGGCGCGGGCCACATTGGCCGCTCGCTCGCCCGACTCGCCGATTCTCTCGACTTCGCCGTTGCCGTGCAGGACGAACGTGTCGATTGGCTCGAACCACGAGAATTTCCCACCAACTGCACGCTGCAGACCGACCTCGCAGCCAGCGTCGAGGCCCTGCGAGCCTGGGGAGGCGCGCAGTTCGCCGCCCTGGTCACGCGCGGCTTCGCCCTCGACGTTGCCGCCCTCAACGCCCTCTCCACCATTCCCGACCTCACCTATCTCGGCCTGCTCGGCAGCCGCGCCCGCGTGACCACCGTGCTCGCCACGCAACGCGAATCCGGCGCGCCGCTGCCCGGCAAAGACGTGCTCCACGCGCCGCTCGGCGTGGAGATCGACGCGGAGACTCCTGAGGAAATCGCCGTGAGCATCGCCGCGGAACTCATCCGGGTGCGTCGACGGAAAAGTGGACATCGCCGCAAAAACCCGTAG
- a CDS encoding molybdopterin molybdotransferase MoeA, producing MIEVEDVWDLIDGHCAAMPPERVRLVDALGCTLAADAVADADAPPFDRSTVDGYAIRRADAAEEFLLVGTIAAGDADGRMPGAGEAVRIFTGAALPGPGLQVIMQEDATSDAGRVRFTRRGAEGNFRPRGEDVRAGETLLRRGVTLGPVELAMLASIGEAMPLVVRRTRILHFTSGNEIVAVEEVPGPGMIRNSNATLIRALAAGFPTADFVHVHLPDDAARAWELIEATEPGAFDVILFSGGASVGDHDHTRGHLERLGFEILCSQVNVRPGKPLILATGAGRTAFGLPGNPVSHFVCFHLFVARALARLAGREPRPLDEATLAAEIPGRANPRVTYWPAQGLAPVPWNSSGHLASLVGVDALVRVPAEAGLPKAGESVQILRLSDS from the coding sequence ATGATCGAGGTCGAAGACGTCTGGGATCTCATCGACGGACATTGCGCGGCAATGCCGCCTGAGCGGGTGAGATTAGTCGACGCGCTCGGGTGCACCCTGGCCGCGGATGCGGTGGCGGATGCGGACGCGCCACCGTTCGATCGTTCGACGGTCGACGGCTACGCGATTCGGCGGGCCGACGCAGCGGAGGAATTCTTGCTCGTGGGAACGATCGCCGCGGGCGATGCGGACGGAAGGATGCCCGGAGCCGGCGAGGCGGTGCGAATTTTCACCGGGGCTGCGCTGCCGGGGCCCGGGCTGCAAGTGATCATGCAGGAGGATGCCACGAGCGACGCCGGACGGGTGCGGTTCACGCGCCGCGGCGCGGAGGGGAATTTTCGTCCGCGCGGGGAGGACGTGCGTGCGGGCGAGACGTTGCTCCGTCGCGGGGTGACGCTCGGGCCGGTGGAGCTGGCGATGCTCGCTTCGATCGGCGAGGCGATGCCGCTCGTGGTGCGCCGGACGCGGATCCTCCACTTCACCAGTGGGAACGAGATTGTTGCGGTCGAGGAGGTGCCGGGACCGGGGATGATCCGCAACTCGAACGCGACGCTCATCCGGGCGCTTGCCGCCGGCTTTCCGACGGCCGACTTTGTGCATGTCCATTTGCCGGACGACGCGGCGCGGGCCTGGGAGCTCATCGAGGCGACGGAGCCCGGAGCGTTCGACGTTATTCTGTTTTCCGGCGGTGCGAGCGTCGGCGATCACGACCACACGCGCGGCCATCTGGAGCGTCTCGGCTTCGAAATTCTCTGCTCGCAGGTGAATGTCCGGCCGGGGAAGCCGCTGATTCTGGCGACGGGGGCCGGCCGGACTGCGTTTGGCCTGCCGGGAAATCCCGTGTCGCATTTTGTCTGCTTTCACCTCTTCGTGGCGCGCGCCCTCGCGAGACTGGCGGGGCGGGAGCCGCGCCCGCTCGACGAGGCGACGCTGGCCGCGGAGATTCCCGGCCGGGCGAATCCCCGGGTGACCTACTGGCCGGCGCAGGGGCTTGCGCCGGTGCCTTGGAACAGCTCGGGGCATCTGGCGTCGCTGGTGGGCGTTGATGCGCTCGTTCGCGTGCCCGCTGAGGCCGGGCTTCCCAAGGCTGGCGAGAGCGTCCAGATTCTGCGTCTTTCCGATTCATGA
- a CDS encoding GlsB/YeaQ/YmgE family stress response membrane protein produces MGIISWILFGLLAGALAKFLMPGKDPGGCFVTILLGVVGAAVGGWIGTALGFGRVDAFDLRSLGIAILGSIVVLLIYRVARGR; encoded by the coding sequence ATGGGCATCATCTCCTGGATTCTGTTCGGCCTGCTGGCCGGCGCACTCGCGAAATTCCTCATGCCGGGCAAGGACCCCGGCGGCTGTTTCGTCACGATCCTCCTCGGAGTCGTCGGTGCGGCCGTCGGCGGATGGATCGGCACGGCGCTCGGCTTCGGGCGCGTGGATGCCTTCGACCTGCGCAGCCTCGGCATTGCGATCCTCGGCTCGATCGTCGTGCTGCTGATCTATCGCGTCGCGCGCGGCCGCTAG
- a CDS encoding sigma-54 dependent transcriptional regulator: MPGSGLRILIVDDERSIRHATSLGIRAEGHEVETADCGRVALLKLREEIYDLVFLDLRLGDENGLDVMREMHRANPALPVIVFTAFASVETAVAAMQAGAFDYLAKPFTPAHLRHAIERVKKSVDLERRIVNLQDRVAGTSPDAEFTSEDPRVGQVYDILFRAARSAASVLVLGESGTGKSVVARAVHDRSHLAEGPFVTVSCPSLSRELLESELFGHMKGAFTGAVKDTWGKVAAARGGTLFLDEIGELPLEIQPKLLRLLQDREYERLGENKVHSADVRVIAATNRNLAEAVAAGTFREDLYYRLNVIAVTMPPLRQRPGDLLHLADHFLAFFAQQIGRHFEGFTGDARARLQSHPWPGNLRELRNVIERAAILSAGPEITAEDLFESRAGSGANGESDTATQVGDLVSLERLEREHIERVLAVAGSQEAAARILKIDPATLYRKRKKWERDDHA, encoded by the coding sequence GATCGTCGACGACGAGCGGAGCATCCGGCACGCGACATCTCTCGGGATTCGCGCAGAAGGTCACGAGGTCGAGACGGCGGACTGCGGCCGTGTCGCGCTGCTGAAACTCCGCGAAGAAATCTACGACCTCGTCTTTCTCGACCTCCGCCTCGGTGACGAGAACGGGCTCGACGTCATGCGCGAGATGCATCGCGCGAACCCGGCTCTCCCGGTGATCGTCTTCACGGCATTCGCGTCCGTGGAGACCGCGGTCGCCGCGATGCAGGCCGGCGCGTTCGACTATCTCGCGAAACCCTTCACGCCAGCGCACCTCCGCCACGCGATCGAGCGCGTGAAAAAATCCGTCGATCTCGAGCGCCGCATCGTGAACCTCCAGGACCGCGTGGCCGGCACCTCGCCGGATGCGGAGTTCACCTCGGAAGATCCGCGCGTCGGGCAGGTCTACGACATCCTTTTCCGCGCAGCGCGATCGGCCGCATCGGTCCTCGTGCTCGGCGAGAGCGGCACGGGTAAGAGCGTTGTCGCCCGCGCCGTGCACGACCGCAGCCACCTCGCCGAAGGACCGTTTGTCACGGTGAGTTGCCCGAGCCTGTCGCGCGAACTCCTCGAGAGCGAACTCTTCGGCCACATGAAGGGCGCCTTCACTGGCGCCGTGAAGGATACCTGGGGCAAGGTCGCGGCGGCCCGCGGAGGCACGCTTTTCCTCGACGAAATTGGCGAACTTCCGCTCGAGATTCAGCCCAAGCTCCTGCGCCTGCTTCAGGATCGCGAATACGAACGGCTCGGCGAGAACAAGGTGCACTCCGCCGATGTGCGCGTGATCGCCGCGACGAATCGCAATCTCGCGGAAGCGGTCGCCGCCGGCACCTTCCGTGAAGATCTCTACTATCGACTCAACGTCATCGCCGTGACGATGCCGCCGCTTCGCCAGCGCCCCGGCGACCTGCTCCACCTTGCCGATCATTTCCTCGCCTTTTTCGCGCAACAGATCGGACGGCACTTCGAGGGCTTCACCGGAGACGCCCGGGCACGCCTGCAGAGCCACCCCTGGCCCGGCAATCTTCGCGAACTGCGCAACGTGATCGAGCGCGCCGCCATCCTCAGCGCGGGACCCGAGATCACCGCCGAGGATTTGTTCGAGTCCCGCGCCGGGAGCGGCGCGAATGGCGAGTCGGACACCGCCACACAGGTCGGCGACCTCGTTTCCCTCGAACGCCTCGAGCGGGAACACATCGAGCGCGTGCTGGCGGTCGCCGGCAGCCAGGAAGCCGCTGCCCGCATCCTGAAAATCGATCCCGCCACGCTCTATCGCAAACGCAAGAAATGGGAGCGCGACGACCATGCTTAG
- a CDS encoding molybdenum cofactor biosynthesis protein MoaE has product MEISVELCTDRIEDRWVAPPAGDGSGAVVEFRGVVRGAENGRPISALRYEAYETMAVSEMKRLLAEEGRNCVRAVAWHRHGWIPVGDTAILVWIEGRHRGEAFALLTAFMDRLKVDVPIWKVEAAP; this is encoded by the coding sequence ATGGAAATTTCGGTCGAACTTTGCACGGATCGCATCGAGGACCGCTGGGTCGCTCCGCCGGCCGGCGACGGATCCGGCGCGGTGGTGGAGTTTCGCGGCGTTGTTCGGGGCGCGGAGAACGGGCGACCCATTTCCGCGCTCCGCTACGAGGCCTACGAGACGATGGCCGTGAGCGAAATGAAACGTCTGCTCGCGGAGGAGGGTCGGAACTGCGTTCGCGCGGTGGCCTGGCATCGGCATGGATGGATCCCGGTCGGCGACACGGCGATTCTCGTCTGGATCGAGGGGCGTCATCGGGGCGAAGCCTTCGCTTTGCTGACCGCATTCATGGATCGACTCAAGGTCGATGTTCCCATCTGGAAAGTGGAGGCGGCGCCGTGA
- a CDS encoding DUF1328 family protein gives MLSWAITFLIIALLAALLGFGGIAGTAAGIAKVLFLVFLVLFILSFIAGGFNRRI, from the coding sequence ATGTTAAGCTGGGCCATCACATTTCTCATCATCGCACTCCTCGCCGCCCTTCTGGGTTTTGGCGGCATCGCCGGCACCGCGGCAGGCATCGCGAAGGTTCTCTTCCTCGTCTTTCTCGTGCTGTTCATCCTCTCGTTTATCGCCGGAGGCTTCAACCGCCGCATCTAA
- the moaC gene encoding cyclic pyranopterin monophosphate synthase MoaC — protein sequence MKKASPKFSHLDETGAASMVDVGGKPVQHRVASAEARLVCLPATIRALESQTLKKGDALAVARIAGIQAAKQTAQLIPLCHPLPLNRVAVDFRLGRNFVHLVCEVSTDSKTGVEMEALTGVSVAALTLYDMMKAVDKGMAIEGTRVVSKVKQ from the coding sequence ATGAAAAAGGCCTCGCCGAAATTTTCCCATCTCGATGAAACCGGCGCCGCGAGCATGGTGGACGTGGGCGGGAAGCCGGTGCAGCACCGCGTAGCCTCGGCCGAGGCGCGCCTCGTTTGCCTGCCGGCGACGATCCGCGCCCTCGAGTCGCAGACCCTCAAGAAAGGCGATGCGCTGGCGGTGGCGCGAATTGCCGGCATCCAGGCGGCGAAACAGACCGCGCAGTTGATCCCGCTTTGCCATCCGCTCCCGTTGAATCGCGTGGCGGTGGATTTCCGGCTCGGCCGCAACTTCGTGCACCTCGTGTGCGAGGTCTCGACGGACTCGAAAACCGGCGTGGAGATGGAGGCGCTCACCGGCGTGTCCGTTGCCGCGCTCACGCTCTACGACATGATGAAAGCCGTCGACAAGGGCATGGCGATCGAGGGCACGCGTGTCGTCAGCAAGGTGAAGCAATGA
- a CDS encoding ATP-binding protein: MLRWRLLVGLVSIFVLLLAVGGYSIWLTSRLETDINSILKDNYESIREAHNIRLSVLRLNAAYFKPDVAKVVAVGAAPLEDRYLPPLESTIAALVMLARTPVDKANARKLADQVGDYIDHMRQVIFLPPDAQERYNALRSQMLEKNLALTATTEDILASNEAAMLRAQEHARVAARDTVQFLVGAMLVAAAVFVYTFYRMGRSIISPIEDLTRSIEAVRAGQFEHNLPVRSNDELSRLASAFNAMAGELRTRRRDTDETILRLNRSLRETIAAFPYPVLLLDANFAIWVTNEAADDFLESIGEVDQLPAPIQQHLDEVRRTRENYLPEGPRESLLFRIGEREVHYLPRILRIFTPEGDFAGAAVILIDVSRFRWLDEMKTNLISTISHEIKTPLTGIRMILHLLLEKSGGDLTPMQLEMVQAACDDCERLLATLNGLLDLSRMEAGRTQLDLKPTPPRDLLERTRAAFQTQADGRHVALAIEADEALPPVLADGDRILHTLGNFTSNALKFAPANSTVHLTADKVTPGFVRFSVIDSGPGIPEQYHASIFDKFFRTPNHHVDGVGLGLSIAREIVQAHDGRIGVQSIPHTSTRFYCELPTT; the protein is encoded by the coding sequence ATGCTTAGATGGCGCCTGCTCGTCGGACTGGTCTCCATCTTCGTGCTCCTGCTCGCGGTCGGCGGCTACAGCATCTGGCTCACCTCCCGTCTCGAGACGGACATCAATTCCATTCTCAAGGACAACTACGAAAGCATCCGCGAGGCTCACAACATTCGCCTTTCCGTCCTTCGCCTGAACGCCGCCTATTTCAAACCCGATGTCGCGAAGGTCGTCGCCGTCGGGGCCGCTCCGCTCGAAGATCGCTACCTCCCGCCGCTCGAAAGCACCATCGCTGCCCTTGTCATGCTCGCCCGCACGCCGGTGGACAAGGCAAACGCCCGCAAGCTCGCCGACCAGGTTGGCGACTACATCGACCACATGCGCCAGGTGATCTTCCTGCCTCCCGACGCCCAGGAGCGCTACAACGCCCTCCGCTCCCAGATGCTCGAGAAGAACCTCGCGCTCACTGCGACGACGGAAGACATCCTCGCCTCGAACGAAGCCGCGATGCTCCGCGCCCAGGAGCATGCCCGCGTCGCCGCGCGGGACACCGTGCAGTTCCTCGTCGGCGCCATGCTCGTAGCCGCCGCCGTCTTCGTCTACACGTTCTACAGAATGGGCCGCTCGATCATCTCGCCGATCGAAGACCTCACCCGCTCCATCGAGGCCGTTCGCGCCGGCCAGTTCGAGCACAACCTCCCCGTCAGATCCAACGACGAACTCAGCCGGCTCGCCAGCGCGTTCAATGCCATGGCGGGCGAGCTGCGCACCCGTCGTCGCGACACCGACGAGACCATTCTGCGGCTGAACCGCTCCCTGCGCGAGACCATCGCGGCATTCCCCTACCCCGTCCTGCTTCTCGACGCCAACTTCGCCATCTGGGTCACCAACGAAGCCGCCGACGACTTCCTCGAGAGCATCGGCGAGGTCGACCAGCTTCCCGCGCCCATCCAGCAGCACCTCGACGAGGTTCGCCGCACCCGCGAGAACTACCTGCCGGAGGGCCCCCGCGAATCCCTCCTCTTTCGTATCGGCGAACGCGAGGTCCACTACCTGCCCCGCATCCTGCGCATCTTCACGCCGGAGGGAGATTTCGCCGGCGCCGCCGTCATTCTCATCGACGTCAGCCGCTTCCGCTGGCTCGACGAGATGAAGACGAACCTCATCTCCACCATCAGCCACGAGATCAAGACGCCGCTCACCGGCATCCGCATGATTCTTCACCTGCTCCTCGAGAAAAGCGGCGGAGATCTCACACCGATGCAGCTCGAGATGGTCCAGGCCGCCTGCGACGATTGCGAGCGCCTGCTCGCCACGCTCAACGGGCTTCTCGACCTCTCGCGGATGGAGGCCGGCCGCACCCAGCTGGATCTCAAGCCCACCCCGCCCCGCGATCTGCTCGAGCGCACCCGTGCCGCCTTCCAGACGCAGGCCGACGGCCGTCACGTCGCCCTCGCCATCGAGGCCGACGAAGCCCTGCCTCCCGTGCTCGCCGATGGCGACCGCATCCTCCACACCCTCGGCAATTTCACGTCGAACGCCCTCAAATTCGCCCCCGCGAATTCCACCGTCCACCTCACTGCCGACAAGGTCACCCCCGGCTTCGTGCGATTCTCCGTCATCGATTCCGGCCCTGGGATTCCCGAGCAATACCACGCCAGCATCTTCGACAAATTTTTTCGCACGCCGAATCACCACGTGGACGGCGTCGGCCTCGGCCTCTCGATCGCCCGCGAGATCGTGCAGGCCCACGACGGCCGCATCGGCGTTCAAAGCATCCCGCACACTTCCACCCGCTTCTATTGCGAACTCCCCACCACCTGA